CACTCTCTAACGAATGGACATGTGGCAAGGGTAGCCCGCCGCACGAAAGCACCTCTCATTTTAAACAACGACAGTCATTCGCCCCGTGATCTTGTCCATAAGGAAATGGCACGTAAGATAGCCCTTGGAGCAGGCTTGACTGAGAAAGAAACGGGCATTATGTTCCATAATTCGGAACTTCTTCTTAAGAAAGCATCAAAGAAATAATGCGGTCTAATGGCACGTGGGATACGTATGAGGCCTGTATCGATTAAAAAAAAGTGCCATACAGAACCATTGAAGATATGTCTGCTGACCTATCGTGGCAATCCAACGTGCGGAGGTCAGGGTGTATACATAAAGTATCTCAGCAGGGCCCTTCGAGATATCGGACACCATGTTGATGTGATTTCAGGGCCGCCATATCCTGAATTAGCGGAAAAGATAACCCTCCATAAACTTCCCGGTCTTGATCTTTACAATCCGGAGCATCTGTTTAAGGTACAGGAAATCCGGGACCTGAAATCACCGGTAAACCTTCTGGAGTATTGCATCATGTGTCTGGGAGGTTTTCCTGAACCGCTTACCTTCGGTTCGAGGGTATATCGTTATTTTCGAAAAATATTGCCGGATTATGACATTGTTCATGATAATCAATGTCTTTCCTACGGTATTCAGAGAATAGCCCGTTCAGGCTATCCTACGGTAGCTACCATTCATCACCCCATCACCGTAGATCGGGATGTTGAAATGAACTTTGCAAAAACGTGGCGGGCGAAGCTGAAAGTCAGAAGGTGGTACTCATTTATAGGGATGCAAATGCGTGTATCACGATGTCTCGCGTCAATAATTACCGTTTCAGAGTGTTCAAAACAGGATATCAGCAAGACTTTTAAAATACCTGATCATAAATTTCGTGTCGTTCCCAATGGGATCAATACAGACTTTTTTTATCCCCTTCCTCAAATCAAGCGCTCAAGGAACCAGATACTGGTGACAAATAGTGCCGACAGCCCTTTGAAGGGTCTCGACTACTTGCTGCATGCAGTTGCCTTGGTAAAGAAAAAGCGGAATGTCAAACTTACCGTTGTTGGTACACCGAAAGAAAACGGGAAGATTAAGCATCTCGTTAAGATACTGGGGATTCATGAATGTGTGACGTTTAC
This is a stretch of genomic DNA from Deltaproteobacteria bacterium. It encodes these proteins:
- a CDS encoding glycosyltransferase family 4 protein; the protein is MRPVSIKKKCHTEPLKICLLTYRGNPTCGGQGVYIKYLSRALRDIGHHVDVISGPPYPELAEKITLHKLPGLDLYNPEHLFKVQEIRDLKSPVNLLEYCIMCLGGFPEPLTFGSRVYRYFRKILPDYDIVHDNQCLSYGIQRIARSGYPTVATIHHPITVDRDVEMNFAKTWRAKLKVRRWYSFIGMQMRVSRCLASIITVSECSKQDISKTFKIPDHKFRVVPNGINTDFFYPLPQIKRSRNQILVTNSADSPLKGLDYLLHAVALVKKKRNVKLTVVGTPKENGKIKHLVKILGIHECVTFTGRIRNEDFARYYAEAAMAVIPSLYEGFGMPAGEAMACGVPVISTSGGALPEVVGDAGIIVPPADTQALEKAILSLLDDQEKCYRLGQAGLERVRKSFTWHHAANSTVDVYREAIDADGGHK